The following nucleotide sequence is from Cydia splendana unplaced genomic scaffold, ilCydSple1.2 scaffold_49_ctg1, whole genome shotgun sequence.
TATAAGGTTGGCGACCTTGTATACCTAAAACAACACCACAGGCTTCGAAAAGCCTTATCCCCTATTTGGAAAGGAccatataaaatagttaaagtTCATAATAAAAACAACGTCACTCTCTGTATTAACCGCCGCCATACTAAATATCACGTAAATGAGATAAAACCTGCCCATCCCTAAATACAACCTAATTCTCTTTCAGAACCCTCCTGCAAAAATGCTTCGCTGGGAGCAGTATTACGCCGATTCTTCAAAGTCCCGGACTATACTTCGACCCTTCGACCACGATACGTTTTTATCGCGATTCCTGGAACGTGGTAACCCATATAAACATTATCTCTCTCGACCCTCACCTAAAGAACATTGAACGCTtactaaatgaaactaccactATTTGCAACAAAATCAACCTAACATCTCTCTTTGATTGCAACGACATAGCAACATCTACGCAAATCCTACTCGAATCTAATTTCGCCAAATCATCATCCTTGTCTCACCTATTATCACATAACACCACTGTAAACACTAAGCTCAAAAGATCAATTGAACTTGGAGGCAAAATCTTAAAGTTCTTTTTCGGCACCCTAGACGCGGATGATGCCCGAAAATACGACAGTGCCATAGAATCTTCTCAGAAAAACGAACATGAAATCTTCCATCTCATGAAAGAAAATATGCATATAGTCAAATCGAGTATAAATGCTTTCAACTCAACCATTTCTAAATTAAAttctaatgaaataaaaataaacttacagCTAGAACACATGACTCAGGCCATATCTCAAGTTACAAAAGTAAATGAACAACTAACCTACATGTCACGTGTCAACAACCTAGTAAATGTAATTGAGAGCTCATTACTCACGATCTCCAATTACTTAGACTCTATTTTAAATgctattttattttctaaagCTAACATCCTTCACCCCTCGATCTTATCTCCGATGACGTTATATCATGAATTAACTGCAAACAATAAGAATGCCAATACGAACTCCAACTTTCCGGTCCCAGTAACAATAGAAAATATTCACTCCATTATTGACATATCTAAATTAACCTCCTACTATTTTAACAAAAAGATGGTTTTCGTATTAAGTATACTCCTAACATATCCAGAACGATACGTTGTTTACAAATCCCTTCCATTACCAGTACCCCACGAAATAGAAAACCCTAATACTTTCTCTCTCATCCACCCTACTAGCTCTTACATTGCGATAAGCGATAATAAAATGCATTATACTTTATTAGATGACCTAAACATTTGCACTACAGTGAATAGTGAATATTCCATCTGTCCTCTTTTAACTATTTATTCCAGCATCAGTAACCCATGTTGCGAAACTCGTCTTTTCACAGAAATTCCCAAATCTTTACCAAAAGAGTGTGACTCAAAATTGATTTTTGGTGATGTCGATATTTGGCAtgtactaaataataataaatggaTTTTTGTTCAATCAAAACCCTGTCACCTAACTGTAAAATGTAATGACAATATCGAAGACTATTCCGTGTCCGGCACGGGAATTCTCAAACTTACCGATGATTGTGTTGGCTTCTCCAAAACTATTAAACTGCTACCTAGCATGTCCAAAGATGTTTCAATACGTAATAATATGTTTTCGGAATTTAATATCCTAAAAGATGACTGCTGTAAGAAAGAAAGGTTTAATCACACTTTGCCCTTAATAACTCCTATTACCCTTAACAAAATAAATCTTGATTCATTAAAATATGCATCGCACAAGTTGGATGACCTAGAGAATGACCTGGATAGCTTACAGCAGCAATCTCACTTCATAAAATATGGAACTTACTATTCTAGTGTAACGCTAACTTTAATTGCttttatcataatatttttagttGTCAAATGTACCAAGCGCTACTGGTGTCATAGGTGTTCAGCAACCAGTTGTTGCACCCACGTATTCTGCAATGATCGAAAAAAATCTAAACCAAGGCCTATTAATTCTGACGAATTGACTCAAAAATCTCCTAAAACCGATGAAATATCTGTTAAATCTCTACCGATTCCGGATAGCAACCCTCGCTTGGGCTCGGTAAAGTTCAGCTCAACCCGAAATCTTAGCAACTATTAGCTGCTGAACATAACTAACTTTGGTACAGAATAAGGTTAACTATACCTAAGTATAATAAGTTATTGAAATGTATATTCACTAACCACTTAGCATTAAGTCTTTTATATGTAATTCTCTCACTCAGCTTCATCTATTCAAGATAAAGCCTCGTCTTATCGGGGGGCCTGTTATAtacatgtataattattttgcttACCAGGTAAAACTAAAATGTAGGTGAAGCATTgacagcaatattactgtataaaaaTTCGAATAATAGTAAAAACATTGTCACTCGTAATTTACTCTTTAACATAGATCTAGTAATATCCTAAATCTTTTAGTGTGTAAGTTTGTGCAGTGTATTTTGGGTTCAATAAACTGTTTGGGTTGTATTCAAGAGTTTTCTTCGAAATTCCAACGGAGGCTGCCCTATAACAGTTCGTGTGCCACTTCTGAGATGAAATAAGAACACCaacttacatttaatatttttttattgaaatatttaacttAGCCACTAAGTACACAATTTACTTCAATCTGCACAATCGCCAACCAAAAAAGAGAGCATCTCATTTTTATCCAGGCTATTTATGCTTTTATTCCTACCACCTCCAGAAATATCAGTGTTACCAGAATGCATTCAAAGTACCCTAATACTTACAAAGATGccttaaaaatgtcaatgaTTTTTCTGAAAATGTTGGGATGATGCTTAATTTACAGATAGTACTTAAACCAATAAACCTAACACTTGTCCATTCTATAAACGATACACTACTATTTTATTCACTACTGGGTTACTTATTAGGCCGAACACTCATGACGGCAGAGAATACAAGAAACACTTCTTTTCAGAAAaaggtatttattgtttttaatttttataaacgACTTTCACGTTCAACCGTTCAAGAGAGAATGCTCAACCGACCCTGTCCGTTGGCCATGCTGCCAGTCATTTTTGCCGGCAAAACCCAGCTTTGCGATTGGTCCGTCGACTTTGTTGACAACCAATCACAAACCATCAAATACCAGCCTCTGATTGGTCAGCCAATCAGCGGCAAGGGATTTGACAAGTCTTCGTAGGGTTGCAGGAgcaaataatttacatataaactttaattcaaatGTTGCCAAATAATGAACCCTGACAATCGTCCATCCTGACATCGTGTGCGTCCCTGCACACGGTACCAGGTGGAACCCTAACAATCGGAATATCGGTGGTTGAGCATACTGCACAAAAATTGAAATATTCAGTGACACTAATAAATAGAATACAATCAGGAGTTTCTTATACTATTCATATGCGTAGCACTAAGGGGTAAATTCACGATCTACGCGGCCAAAAGTCGATttatcaaaacaataaatacctcTGCGATAACAGCTACCTGCGGTAGAGGACCCTTTAGCGGCTAGATAACAACCCCTCCCACCCTCGTATGCACTTTCTAATTCGTTTCACGTCAGTCGGAATTTGATCGTGTCACTTCGTGTATGTTACTTGTTCTCGGCGCTCTTAGAAAAGCAAAACTTTGACGGTGtggtttattgtttttaagagATCAAGAGTGAAAAAAAATCATGGATTCTGAAACAGCAGGTTAGTAATTTATAAgcagaaataaaaatatgctttatttatttgtttttgaggCTAGGTTAATGCTCTGAAAGAGAGACTGTTTTTGAGCGTCATttttcgcaaaaaaaaaaacttcactcGTTAATAAGTAATACAATAGGGTGAGATCGAGCAGAATTGTTAACGACATGTTATAGTCTATTGTTttggttattataatttaaaaaaaaactttccgcATGCTTCCGccaaatcataatttttatactttaaaaataatccgccattttacttaaaaattaacttttttttgtattgagTTTAATCgacatgtttatttgttttagatgTACCAAATACGTCAGAAATGAAGATCGTGACTagaaaacacatattttatctcttcaaaagtaaaaatttacttttgaagagataaaataagaaaaactgtgtTCCTTAAGAGATCAACTTTTTTCTAGTGAAGGCTGCACTAATGAGCAAatagaattatttaaaagcaaTTTTGCTTATTTCAAGTCAGAATTTAAGACTAGATGGAGTAAAGCTCAGTATAAAGAAGACAGattcataaaaaacaataattcttGGCTAGAAGGCTCTTTCGCGATTCCCGTTGCTGAAAGTCCGTTGTTTGTAGATATGCCAAAGGCAAATTTCGGCAACACGAATGATGGAAACACCAGCAGAAGGTTTCTTGATGATCCAAAATTAGCATCAGATATAACTGGAATCAGTTACGAGCTGATATATagattaaaagtaattttagaGACGATATCAAGCTGCCACAAAATTGACTCTGAAAAATACGACAGTAACACAAAGGAAACAGGAGAACTATATGTCAAATTATACGGATGGCATCCCATGACGCCCACGATGCATAAGATACTAGTCCATGGTGctctaattataaaaaaatgcgttACTACCTATTGGACAGCTCACTGAAGAAGCTGCAGAAGCGCGTAACAAGCATTTCCGATCTTATCGACTTGATTTCGCAAGGAAGTTTACGAAAGAAAGCTGCAACACGGATATTTTTAATCGCTTACTTTTGAGTTCCGACCCCTTACTGAGCTGCaggagaaaagtaaaaaaaagaaagCACAGTACTTTCCTGCCAGAGACGATAGAATTGCTATTGCCTGCCGATCCGAACCCAGAGTGCTCTTCCGGAAGCGAAGAAGAAAACATCATAGCAGAGACTGTAGCTTAATATGGTAACTGATTTTATttcagtaataaattattatacacattttactacatttttaattttttcctcttttgtgcagatgtcgaaattttacatatcagtagaattttgaaaaaattaccctataaattaaaaaaaaatatcatgaaaCAGTTGTTTCAACTTCGTAAAACGTTAAAAGATACAAAAACCcgcaaaaataattttggcccCGTAGATCATGAATTTACCCCTATGTGCGTAGTCGAACATATATCTTTATACGTACATCGGAGTTagcttttatttacaaaaatagtaCTTTGTGATATCAACGTATAAACTCAAATAAACCgaatacaatattaaaaaaaaaggataataattttaacaatatTATGTAAAAGTTCAAAAAGAAGAACGACTCAACTTAGAACCAATCGAATGAGCTTTAAACTTCAACATATTCTATCGTACAATCTAACGGTAATCGACGATCGATTAATCGGTTACCCTGTATGAAAACTAAGCTAACCTTCACGATCGATTAATCAAGGATGTCACCACTAATCACTTATTTAAGCCGATCGATTAAGCTTAAATATGACCAGTTAGACAATTACAGCTCTAACACTAACGCTATGATGCGAACCAATCGATTCTCGCATCGAGCCTCGACGATCAATTAATCGAGGGATAACTAGCTGACTTGTCGCTCAAACCGATCGATTAAGCTTGCGCGATGTCACCCAGACGAAAAGCCCTGGTACTGGTGATCGGGCGCGAGCCGATCGATTTTCGCgtccaatctgtaatgaaatACCAGTTCTGTAGTTGAGAGTTTCACTGTACGAAAATACTAATAACGAGCATACTTTCAAAGCGTTTGTAAATAAACATATATAAACAATTAGCCCATAAAATAAACTAATCGTCATCAGTTGCCGATTCTGATTCTTCGTTGACATCGAGAGCAGCAACATGGATCCAGGGCATCATTCGATCTGCCGCAACAGTGGTGGACCGCTTATTTTGTGTGCTACTTAACCCTGCAATTGGAGCTACTACATACCGGTCCATACCCAAGACTTTTGAAACTCGATATGGACCCATATATGAGGACAAAAGTTTTTTACTTTGTCCGTCATTGTTAAAATTAGTCTTGGTGATTTTAACAAGATCACCTTCTGCGTACACACAAGCtgattttctatttctatcatAGTATTCTTTTTGCTTAACCTGCTCACTATCGATCCTATCTTTAACTTCTTGACGAATTGTTGACAAATCGGTTTCCTCACGAGTTTCTTCAGTTATTTCATTGAGAATGGGATTTACCTCGACATTCATACAGGCGCCAAATAACACTTCAGCGGGCGTTCTTCCGGTCGTCTTTTGGATCGTGTTATTTAGACCCCACTGGATTTTCCCTACAAAGTTGTCCCACTCTCTCTCTCACCGTATTTTACATTCAACGCCTTCATCGAGTCAAGAATTGTCCGGTTGTACCGTTCAACTTGACCATTGGATCTGGGACTCGAGACTGCATTCAGAATATGTTTAACGCCTTCATCCAAACAAAACCTTTTAAACATATGCGACGTAAAACAGCTACCGCGGTCACTAATAAGGCGGTCGGGTGGTCTGAAAGTCCGGAATATGTCTTCTAAAACTCTGACGACGTTTTGAGCATGTGTATTTCTTACTGGCTTGACGAAACAAAACTTGGTAAACGCGTCTACGACTACCAAAAGATATGAGAACCCGCGCTTGGACCTCACGAAAGGCCCGAGATGGTCGACGTGGAGTGTATGAAAGGGTACTTCAACTTTTGTTATCGGATGGAGTAACCCTTCATGTTTATCTTGATTCTTTTTGGCGTACGCGCACTCAATACAAGCGCTAACGTACTTCTTCACGAAACGGGACATTTTGGGGAACCAATAATTCTTTTTTAAGCGCTTTAGCGTCTTTTCGACACCAAAATGTCCGATTTCGTCGTGGTTCAATCGACACAACTGCCATCTCGCGCCCTTCGGCACAGCCCAACGAAGCTCTTCACCTATACaacgaaataatttattttccttaacTACGTAGTTCTCTTTTATGTATTGGAGCCCCTTTTCATCTAAACTACTATCCAAAATGTCTCTGATCCTTCTGAGTTCTGAATCCCCGAGTTGAAGGGTATGCAGCCAATCTTCGCTGGTTACAGTCATGATGATTGGAAGATCGTCAGATGCATTCTCCTTAGTTTCGGTTACAGGATTACGGGACAGGGCATCCACGTGACTC
It contains:
- the LOC134805693 gene encoding uncharacterized protein LOC134805693 produces the protein MSEPYSTVCDLAEKRPSNIFLKVKKPLSNTTTHHLVKFHIRTLLQKCFAGSSITPILQSPGLYFDPSTTIRFYRDSWNVVTHINIISLDPHLKNIERLLNETTTICNKINLTSLFDCNDIATSTQILLESNFAKSSSLSHLLSHNTTVNTKLKRSIELGGKILKFFFGTLDADDARKYDSAIESSQKNEHEIFHLMKENMHIVKSSINAFNSTISKLNSNEIKINLQLEHMTQAISQVTKVNEQLTYMSRVNNLVNVIESSLLTISNYLDSILNAILFSKANILHPSILSPMTLYHELTANNKNANTNSNFPVPVTIENIHSIIDISKLTSYYFNKKMVFVLSILLTYPERYVVYKSLPLPVPHEIENPNTFSLIHPTSSYIAISDNKMHYTLLDDLNICTTVNSEYSICPLLTIYSSISNPCCETRLFTEIPKSLPKECDSKLIFGDVDIWHVLNNNKWIFVQSKPCHLTVKCNDNIEDYSVSGTGILKLTDDCVGFSKTIKLLPSMSKDVSIQRMLNRPCPLAMLPVIFAGKTQLCDWSVDFVDNQSQTIKYQPLIGQPISGKGFDKSS